A genomic window from Bacteroidota bacterium includes:
- a CDS encoding DinB family protein: MNQKETFLSEFVAEAAKTRKMLERVPFDHATWKPHEKSSTLAALAQHVANLPLWVSITLLQDELDFAKPMERSKPVESLEELLAFADQRHAAAKAVLEATSDEILDTGWTMRNGEQIFFTKPKKDVLREFVLNHTVHHRGQLSVYLRLLDVPVPGMYGPTADEK; encoded by the coding sequence ATGAATCAGAAAGAAACTTTTTTGAGCGAGTTCGTTGCCGAAGCAGCAAAAACACGCAAAATGCTGGAGCGCGTACCCTTCGACCACGCCACCTGGAAGCCCCACGAAAAGTCATCGACCTTGGCGGCCTTGGCACAACACGTCGCGAATCTGCCCTTGTGGGTGTCTATCACGCTGCTGCAGGACGAATTGGACTTCGCGAAGCCGATGGAACGGAGCAAACCTGTCGAAAGTCTGGAGGAACTGCTGGCTTTTGCCGATCAGCGACATGCAGCTGCCAAAGCTGTCCTTGAAGCGACATCCGACGAAATCCTCGACACCGGCTGGACAATGCGCAATGGGGAGCAGATTTTCTTCACCAAACCGAAAAAGGATGTTCTGCGCGAATTTGTCTTGAACCACACGGTCCACCACCGCGGGCAGCTGTCCGTGTACCTGCGTCTGCTCGACGTTCCCGTACCCGGAATGTACGGCCCAACAGCGGACGAGAAGTGA
- a CDS encoding nuclear transport factor 2 family protein, whose amino-acid sequence MRTAREVAETYYNAFNLGDYPKMLSLVAEDVRHEPNQGLPRMGKALLSEFLQSNDAAYSEQLSDFTFLEEANGRKVAADFLVTGIYKLAGEGMPPANGQVYKLRVVAVLDVQDGLITTIRTYYNLEEWLRLVSA is encoded by the coding sequence ATGCGCACAGCCCGCGAGGTCGCCGAGACTTATTACAATGCTTTCAACTTGGGGGACTATCCCAAAATGCTTTCCCTTGTCGCAGAGGATGTCAGGCACGAACCTAACCAGGGTCTGCCAAGGATGGGCAAAGCCCTGCTTTCCGAATTTTTGCAATCCAACGACGCAGCCTACAGCGAGCAACTCAGCGACTTTACGTTTTTGGAGGAGGCCAATGGCAGGAAGGTCGCTGCAGATTTTCTCGTTACCGGAATTTACAAACTAGCGGGCGAAGGAATGCCGCCTGCAAACGGACAAGTTTACAAACTCCGCGTCGTTGCAGTGCTCGACGTCCAGGATGGATTGATCACCACGATTCGCACCTACTACAATTTGGAGGAATGGTTGCGCCTCGTTTCCGCCTGA
- a CDS encoding GNAT family N-acetyltransferase, producing MEIEYKAFQGKAIESQFDALAALRITVFRDYPYLYEGDVAYEQEYLKTYSNAESALMFGAFYRNSLVGATTCIPLEDETEDVKKPFKDAGMRLSEIFYFGESILLSEFRGLGIGNKFFDAREAHAAGFGTFHSTCFCAVQRPEDHPLRPDGYQPLDGFWIKRGYRKVPELVSHFEWKDVGESESTAKPMMYWMRNF from the coding sequence ATGGAAATCGAATATAAAGCCTTTCAAGGTAAGGCAATCGAATCCCAGTTTGACGCGCTTGCTGCCCTGCGCATCACGGTGTTTCGGGACTATCCCTACCTCTACGAAGGCGACGTTGCCTATGAGCAGGAGTACCTCAAAACCTATTCCAATGCTGAAAGCGCCTTGATGTTCGGCGCATTTTATCGGAATTCTTTGGTAGGCGCCACGACGTGCATTCCTTTGGAGGACGAAACGGAGGACGTCAAAAAGCCTTTTAAAGATGCTGGAATGCGGCTTTCTGAAATTTTTTATTTCGGGGAGAGCATTCTTTTATCCGAATTTCGAGGCCTGGGTATCGGGAATAAGTTCTTTGACGCCCGCGAGGCACATGCTGCGGGTTTCGGGACCTTTCATTCCACCTGTTTTTGTGCCGTTCAGCGGCCCGAAGATCATCCCTTGCGGCCCGACGGCTACCAACCGCTCGACGGTTTCTGGATCAAACGTGGCTACCGCAAGGTGCCAGAACTTGTCAGTCATTTTGAATGGAAAGATGTCGGCGAATCGGAATCCACCGCCAAACCGATGATGTACTGGATGCGAAATTTCTGA
- a CDS encoding carbon-nitrogen hydrolase family protein, with product MNTHSIRIASASYPITSFTGMDAWHRHTSDWVAKAVSQGAQLLLFPEYGSMELLSLFSSDIQADIHGNLTALQPLLQEFAIRFEELAIQHQVIIVAPSLPVAENGKFINRAFVFGKNGLAGWQDKFFMTRFEGEEWGISSSEKVLTLFEADWGSFGIQICYDIEFPLGSHLLCAAGADVILVPSCTETRRGATRVHVGARARALENQCYAVVSQTVGEASWSPVVDVNFGYGAVYSAPDNGLPEDGVIALYPENQPGWLIQELDIQLNHKIRTDGQVLNFRDGKMQQIGLLEGQVSLRKVVL from the coding sequence ATGAACACCCATTCGATCCGTATTGCTTCCGCGAGCTATCCCATCACCTCTTTCACAGGCATGGACGCGTGGCATAGGCATACTTCTGATTGGGTCGCCAAGGCCGTCAGTCAAGGTGCGCAGCTCCTGCTTTTTCCAGAATATGGCTCCATGGAGCTCCTGAGCCTGTTTTCATCCGATATACAAGCGGATATCCATGGAAATCTGACAGCTTTGCAGCCCTTGTTGCAGGAATTCGCCATTCGATTTGAAGAACTCGCCATCCAGCACCAAGTGATCATCGTGGCGCCAAGTTTGCCCGTGGCTGAGAACGGAAAATTCATCAACCGTGCTTTTGTTTTCGGGAAAAATGGGCTTGCTGGCTGGCAAGACAAGTTTTTTATGACACGCTTCGAAGGAGAGGAATGGGGGATTTCGAGTTCGGAGAAGGTGCTGACGTTGTTTGAGGCGGATTGGGGCAGTTTCGGCATTCAGATTTGCTATGACATCGAATTTCCACTCGGAAGTCATCTGCTTTGCGCTGCAGGGGCCGATGTGATCCTTGTCCCAAGTTGCACGGAAACGCGCAGGGGCGCTACCCGCGTACATGTCGGCGCAAGGGCGCGTGCGCTTGAAAACCAATGTTATGCCGTTGTTTCCCAGACGGTTGGAGAGGCCTCATGGTCGCCGGTTGTGGATGTGAACTTTGGTTACGGAGCGGTATATTCAGCGCCAGATAACGGCTTGCCCGAAGACGGGGTGATCGCGTTGTATCCTGAAAATCAACCCGGATGGTTGATTCAGGAACTGGACATCCAATTGAATCACAAGATTCGCACCGATGGCCAAGTATTGAATTTCCGTGACGGGAAAATGCAACAAATCGGCTTGTTGGAGGGGCAAGTGAGCCTGCGGAAAGTGGTTTTGTAA
- a CDS encoding prolipoprotein diacylglyceryl transferase, whose amino-acid sequence MHFLQYIHWDPDPSIFGLPFRWYGLLFASSFFFGYIIIKRFFAKEGVPENWLESLTIYMAISTVVGARLGHCLFYDPDYYLAHPLEILKVWEGGLASHGAAIGIITGLYFWTRRVSKRNVLWVLDRIVIVVALSGLTIRLGNLMNSEILGTPTTASYGFVFPRADQGESLRAKWEGEQVDLTYLPQGSSDARSFEVYRSTNDSNYTRLPIAPLAFPPGNPKESNMAKFRDTAPGTKAGIHYVSAEKGTKPALTAENGDSLNLRTAFFEDPFSVERTAFAGRWEGAKVHLKFDMRGLFPANVSRGTLLLRSSGDDNWTVIHRGVAGGNSRKMVLDTLDSPEGIQNPHYKLVLKEDEILLVARHPAQIYEAVAYTIIFVFLMWFYYYHDGKVPLGRFFGIFLILIFGMRILIEFAKEEQAEFMTGSILTMGQWLSIPFVLLGFFFTIWSYTHPKFPAPIPPTENKANTSGK is encoded by the coding sequence ATGCATTTTCTTCAATACATTCATTGGGATCCAGATCCATCGATCTTTGGATTGCCGTTTCGTTGGTATGGGCTGCTGTTTGCGTCCTCCTTCTTTTTTGGATACATCATCATCAAGCGATTTTTTGCCAAGGAGGGCGTTCCCGAAAATTGGCTGGAGTCGCTGACGATCTATATGGCGATCAGCACCGTAGTCGGTGCGCGGCTTGGACATTGCCTTTTCTACGATCCAGACTATTATCTCGCCCATCCGCTCGAGATTTTGAAAGTCTGGGAAGGTGGATTGGCAAGCCACGGAGCAGCGATCGGCATCATTACCGGACTCTATTTCTGGACGCGCCGTGTGAGCAAACGCAACGTGCTCTGGGTTTTGGACCGCATTGTGATTGTGGTGGCCTTGTCTGGACTTACCATTCGCCTCGGCAACCTGATGAATTCGGAGATTTTGGGCACACCCACCACGGCAAGTTACGGCTTTGTCTTTCCGAGGGCAGATCAGGGCGAATCCTTGCGTGCCAAATGGGAAGGCGAGCAGGTTGATTTGACCTATTTGCCACAAGGTTCGTCCGATGCGCGAAGCTTTGAAGTCTACCGCAGCACCAACGATTCCAACTATACCCGCCTGCCGATCGCACCCTTGGCGTTTCCTCCGGGAAATCCCAAGGAAAGCAATATGGCCAAGTTTCGGGACACTGCGCCGGGCACCAAAGCTGGAATTCACTACGTGAGTGCCGAAAAGGGAACCAAACCGGCCTTGACTGCAGAAAATGGCGACAGCCTCAATCTGCGAACGGCCTTTTTTGAGGATCCGTTTTCGGTTGAGCGCACTGCTTTTGCGGGGCGTTGGGAAGGGGCAAAGGTCCATTTGAAGTTTGATATGCGTGGTCTTTTTCCGGCAAATGTTTCAAGAGGGACCCTTTTGCTGCGCAGCAGCGGCGACGACAATTGGACGGTGATCCACCGGGGTGTCGCTGGCGGGAATTCACGCAAAATGGTGCTTGATACCCTTGATTCGCCAGAAGGAATCCAAAATCCGCATTACAAACTCGTGCTGAAGGAGGATGAGATCTTGCTCGTTGCGCGCCACCCGGCCCAGATTTACGAGGCCGTGGCCTATACCATCATCTTTGTGTTTTTGATGTGGTTTTACTACTACCACGATGGAAAGGTGCCATTGGGGCGCTTCTTCGGCATTTTCTTGATTCTCATTTTCGGAATGCGTATCTTGATTGAGTTTGCAAAAGAGGAGCAAGCAGAATTTATGACAGGGTCGATCTTGACAATGGGGCAGTGGCTGAGCATTCCGTTTGTGTTGCTTGGATTTTTCTTCACCATTTGGTCCTATACCCATCCCAAGTTTCCTGCCCCCATTCCGCCCACTGAAAACAAAGCCAATACATCCGGGAAATGA
- a CDS encoding gliding motility-associated C-terminal domain-containing protein, whose product MLAMIPLQAQVVDEFTPQDTFWTGVGEDSTDFAAQSFFANVSRVRKFGVWLKAESGTGAVKIALVKDNGTGSPDLNFILEESTVQLPDSGGGWVWDSTFSAVMSVGAKYWVVVDGYNNLQGTGYSAIGSAATFTDTGEAFFISENGGATWATNGTRAMAIQVEGDNCSFALTVTPQQPMLCPGTMTLVSVPSGYLSYAWSDGQTAASIYLANTGLYSVTVVDANNCVSTAAALVVAGIQPVSTLFDFYEGCQGTPVELVLPPFYAQYDWSTGATTSRDTIENSGTYWVDMVSTTGCFGSDTFEVLMRPLPNPNVGAGDSLCVGDSITIDAGAGFSAYTWSTADITREVTLTQTTTLWVEVSDSFGCHTISDTVVYGFYPYPAEPVLQELPTELHSSFANYYAWTFNGQLIPGETGQDLFNPEPGTYTVIVTNAYGCSFESDPLTVVAPVEGDFVTEAFSPNGDGVNDFFYVEGISRYPELSLVVFDRFGAEVYRTEHYNNDWFGTGKSGNNLPMGDYFYILDFGTDRETLHGNVLIGR is encoded by the coding sequence ATGCTCGCTATGATTCCCTTGCAAGCGCAGGTGGTCGATGAATTCACGCCGCAAGATACATTTTGGACGGGTGTGGGGGAAGACAGCACGGATTTTGCAGCCCAAAGCTTCTTTGCCAATGTATCCCGCGTCAGGAAGTTCGGGGTCTGGCTCAAGGCTGAATCCGGCACAGGAGCAGTCAAAATCGCGCTTGTCAAGGACAATGGTACGGGTTCGCCTGATCTGAATTTTATCTTGGAGGAAAGCACAGTGCAATTGCCAGATAGTGGCGGTGGCTGGGTTTGGGACAGCACATTTTCAGCGGTAATGTCGGTAGGCGCGAAATATTGGGTGGTCGTGGATGGTTACAACAACCTTCAGGGCACAGGTTATTCCGCAATCGGCAGTGCTGCAACCTTCACCGATACGGGGGAAGCATTTTTTATTTCGGAGAATGGAGGCGCCACTTGGGCCACGAACGGGACGAGGGCAATGGCCATTCAAGTCGAAGGGGACAATTGCTCCTTTGCGCTGACCGTAACGCCACAGCAACCTATGTTATGTCCCGGAACCATGACGCTCGTGAGCGTCCCGTCTGGATACCTTTCTTACGCTTGGAGTGATGGGCAAACCGCAGCTTCGATTTATCTGGCCAATACCGGCCTATATTCGGTGACGGTTGTGGATGCCAACAACTGCGTTTCGACCGCAGCAGCACTGGTTGTTGCGGGCATTCAACCGGTTTCCACCCTCTTTGATTTTTACGAAGGATGCCAAGGAACCCCTGTCGAATTGGTTTTGCCGCCGTTTTATGCACAATACGATTGGTCCACCGGGGCCACGACAAGCCGCGACACCATTGAGAATTCCGGGACCTATTGGGTGGATATGGTGAGCACGACCGGATGTTTTGGAAGCGATACCTTCGAAGTTTTGATGCGGCCATTGCCCAACCCCAACGTGGGGGCTGGCGATAGCCTCTGCGTCGGTGACAGCATCACCATTGACGCCGGCGCGGGATTCAGTGCCTATACCTGGAGCACAGCCGACATTACCCGTGAAGTTACCCTTACCCAGACGACGACCTTGTGGGTGGAAGTTTCCGACAGCTTTGGCTGCCATACGATCTCCGACACAGTTGTCTATGGTTTTTACCCCTATCCGGCCGAACCCGTACTGCAGGAATTGCCAACCGAATTGCATTCTTCGTTTGCAAATTACTATGCTTGGACCTTCAATGGGCAATTGATTCCGGGCGAAACCGGTCAGGACTTGTTCAATCCAGAGCCTGGAACCTATACCGTAATCGTCACCAACGCCTATGGTTGCAGTTTCGAATCCGATCCTTTGACCGTCGTTGCTCCCGTAGAAGGCGATTTTGTAACCGAGGCCTTCTCTCCGAATGGCGATGGGGTGAATGACTTCTTCTACGTCGAAGGTATTTCCCGTTACCCCGAGCTCAGTCTCGTCGTCTTTGACCGCTTTGGAGCCGAAGTCTACCGAACGGAGCATTACAACAACGACTGGTTCGGAACCGGAAAATCGGGGAATAACCTGCCGATGGGAGACTATTTCTACATTCTGGACTTCGGAACTGACCGCGAGACCCTTCATGGAAACGTACTAATCGGCAGATGA
- a CDS encoding type IX secretion system membrane protein PorP/SprF: MKRILNVACLLLLTFSLRAQNDPQYSQYLFNKLVINPAYAGSTGELSLRLMSRWQWVGFQNAPKTQTASFHMPTADLRHGVGINFVMDRLGHTRSRLFNVNYAYRIPIGSGHLGIGLNMGFKQFSLLLGDLTEEVFDPVFAYQDQHLMTFVAGPGLYYQNEFFYAGASMPNIMPGKLEKIYAIPGSVSKLPKSVYLMGGAAIPVGEAVKLRPSMMLRVTPRLPIGLDLGLGAMFKDRIFVGSIWRPGNSLVMQLQTFITPKLQLGYSYDLTLKEIGQYTSGSHEVMLGLDLNVHRADNASPVRF, encoded by the coding sequence ATGAAACGAATCCTCAATGTTGCTTGCCTGCTGTTGCTCACGTTTTCCCTACGGGCGCAAAACGATCCGCAGTACAGCCAATACCTTTTCAATAAGCTGGTCATCAATCCCGCCTACGCGGGCAGCACCGGCGAATTGTCCCTTCGCCTGATGTCACGCTGGCAATGGGTAGGCTTTCAAAATGCCCCCAAAACGCAGACGGCATCTTTTCACATGCCCACTGCCGATTTACGCCATGGCGTCGGCATCAACTTCGTGATGGATCGGTTAGGGCATACGAGAAGTAGGTTATTCAACGTGAACTATGCCTACCGCATTCCAATCGGCTCCGGTCACCTTGGGATTGGATTGAATATGGGTTTCAAACAGTTTTCCTTGTTGCTTGGAGATCTTACCGAGGAAGTTTTTGATCCGGTCTTCGCCTATCAAGATCAGCACCTCATGACGTTTGTCGCTGGCCCAGGCTTGTACTATCAAAACGAATTTTTCTATGCCGGTGCATCGATGCCCAATATCATGCCCGGCAAGCTCGAAAAGATTTACGCCATTCCCGGATCCGTCTCGAAGTTGCCCAAAAGCGTGTACCTCATGGGAGGTGCCGCGATCCCCGTCGGAGAAGCCGTGAAGCTCCGCCCCTCGATGATGCTCCGTGTAACACCGCGATTGCCGATCGGCCTCGACCTCGGCTTGGGCGCGATGTTCAAAGACAGAATCTTCGTCGGGAGCATCTGGAGACCGGGCAATTCCTTGGTGATGCAACTGCAAACCTTTATTACACCAAAGCTTCAATTGGGATACTCTTATGATCTGACTTTGAAGGAAATAGGTCAGTATACTTCGGGTAGTCATGAAGTGATGCTCGGTCTGGATTTGAATGTCCATCGGGCCGACAACGCCTCACCTGTAAGGTTCTAA
- the rffA gene encoding dTDP-4-amino-4,6-dideoxygalactose transaminase has translation MIPFNVPCTTGTELKWVQEAIRNGHISGNGPFSRKVQALMAEAFGFEDVFPTHSCTGALEMAAMCCEFQPGDEVILPSFTHVGTANAFERAGATLVFADSRADHPNVDAAAVAACISPRTRAIVVVHYAGMACDMEAIGALVAQHNLILVEDAAHALGARYKGRYMGSFGHLAAFSFHETKNITCGQGGMLVVNDARFHEKAAVAWENGTNRAAFFRGEVGQYTWVGTGSCFTLSDLNAAYLYGQLCERESILKRRKQLWARYQEALSPLAANGLFQLPIVPEGADCNGHIFYLRMANQAQRDQLIQALREQDVMAVFHYIPLHSSPHFADRHHNGELPNCREWSENIVRLPIYHGMTSEEQERVIAAVLVANRFVV, from the coding sequence ATGATTCCATTTAACGTCCCCTGCACGACCGGCACCGAACTGAAATGGGTGCAAGAAGCCATCCGAAATGGACACATTTCGGGGAATGGCCCGTTTTCGCGCAAAGTTCAGGCTTTGATGGCGGAAGCTTTTGGTTTTGAGGATGTTTTCCCGACGCATTCCTGCACAGGAGCCTTGGAAATGGCGGCGATGTGCTGCGAATTCCAGCCCGGCGACGAGGTGATCTTGCCGAGCTTCACGCATGTGGGCACAGCGAATGCGTTTGAGCGTGCAGGCGCGACCCTCGTTTTTGCCGACAGCCGCGCTGACCATCCCAATGTCGATGCTGCTGCCGTGGCCGCTTGCATCAGTCCGCGTACACGCGCCATCGTGGTCGTGCATTATGCGGGCATGGCTTGCGATATGGAGGCAATTGGGGCGCTTGTGGCGCAACATAACCTGATTCTCGTCGAAGATGCCGCGCATGCCCTCGGAGCGCGTTACAAGGGGCGCTACATGGGTAGCTTTGGGCATTTGGCGGCATTCTCCTTCCATGAAACCAAAAACATCACCTGCGGTCAAGGCGGAATGCTTGTCGTCAATGATGCCCGATTCCACGAAAAAGCCGCCGTTGCATGGGAAAACGGGACCAACCGCGCCGCATTTTTCAGGGGCGAAGTCGGACAATATACCTGGGTCGGAACCGGCAGCTGCTTCACCTTGAGCGATCTCAATGCCGCCTATCTCTATGGGCAACTCTGCGAACGGGAGTCGATTCTCAAACGTCGCAAACAGCTTTGGGCCCGCTACCAAGAAGCTTTGTCCCCCTTGGCAGCAAATGGACTTTTCCAATTGCCCATAGTCCCGGAAGGCGCGGATTGCAACGGGCATATTTTTTACCTTCGAATGGCCAATCAGGCGCAACGCGATCAGCTGATCCAAGCATTGCGGGAGCAGGATGTCATGGCGGTTTTTCATTACATTCCCCTTCACAGCAGTCCCCATTTTGCTGATCGCCACCACAACGGTGAACTCCCGAATTGCCGCGAATGGAGCGAAAACATCGTGCGTCTGCCGATTTACCATGGCATGACCTCTGAGGAACAAGAACGGGTCATTGCCGCTGTTTTGGTCGCTAACAGATTCGTAGTTTAA
- a CDS encoding Crp/Fnr family transcriptional regulator produces MHENVNAYVRRCLHPSEEELTFYNSLLTYRKFEKKAMLLQEGEVCDFEAYILKGCVRTYFINENGFEVTLSFAVEDWWVSELASFHEGKPSRLFIETLEPTEMLMINRANKEILLDKYPKFERMYRLMLQRSLSVVYDRLLSTLSKPAQERYLEFLERYPQIPQRVAQHYIASYLGVSAEFLSKIRSRMNH; encoded by the coding sequence ATTCACGAAAACGTCAACGCGTACGTACGCCGATGTCTTCACCCGAGTGAGGAGGAGCTGACTTTTTACAACAGCTTGCTTACCTATCGAAAGTTTGAAAAGAAGGCGATGCTGCTGCAAGAAGGAGAAGTTTGTGACTTCGAAGCCTATATCCTCAAGGGCTGTGTGCGAACCTATTTTATCAATGAAAATGGATTCGAAGTGACCCTTTCCTTTGCCGTGGAAGATTGGTGGGTCAGCGAACTGGCGAGTTTCCATGAAGGAAAGCCCTCAAGACTGTTCATTGAGACGCTCGAACCCACCGAGATGCTGATGATCAACCGCGCCAACAAGGAAATCCTGCTCGACAAATACCCCAAATTCGAGCGCATGTACCGGTTGATGCTCCAAAGAAGCCTTTCCGTGGTTTATGACCGCTTGCTTTCCACCCTCAGCAAACCCGCGCAGGAGCGCTATCTGGAGTTTTTGGAGCGTTATCCGCAGATTCCGCAACGCGTTGCACAGCATTATATCGCTTCCTACCTCGGCGTTTCCGCTGAATTCCTCAGCAAGATCCGCAGCCGGATGAATCATTGA
- a CDS encoding pirin family protein — MKRSEFLKKGLVGAGILAASTQAAKLLANDNDELKPLDIIGFNHIPNSDSKVMGNSILHKSDSRGLADHGWLKSRHTFSFANYYNPERMNFGVLRVLNDDRVAPGMGFGTHPHDNMEIISIPLAGDLEHKDSMGNVAVIRNGDIQVMSAGTGIQHSEYNRSKDQEVKFLQIWVFPNKRNVTPRYDQLPLKLDDRHNRLQQVLSPNSDDEGVWIHQDAWFHIGQFDQGKGTQYQVKRKGNGVYVFVLSGSIQVDGQTLESRDGFGVWDVESLDLKAISSSAEVLLMDVPMSL, encoded by the coding sequence ATGAAAAGAAGCGAATTTCTCAAAAAAGGTTTGGTAGGCGCAGGAATCCTGGCAGCTTCGACGCAGGCTGCGAAACTCCTCGCCAACGACAATGATGAGCTTAAACCGCTGGACATCATTGGTTTCAATCATATTCCCAATTCAGATTCGAAAGTCATGGGCAACAGTATTCTTCATAAATCAGATTCTCGCGGACTCGCCGACCACGGTTGGCTGAAATCGCGGCATACTTTCAGCTTCGCCAATTACTACAATCCCGAGCGAATGAATTTCGGGGTGCTGCGGGTACTGAATGACGACCGCGTTGCGCCGGGAATGGGCTTTGGCACGCATCCGCACGACAACATGGAGATCATTTCGATTCCTTTGGCGGGTGATTTGGAGCACAAAGACAGCATGGGCAACGTGGCGGTCATTCGGAATGGCGACATTCAAGTGATGAGTGCCGGCACCGGAATTCAGCACAGCGAATACAACCGCAGCAAGGATCAGGAGGTCAAGTTCCTTCAGATTTGGGTCTTCCCCAACAAGCGGAATGTGACGCCACGCTACGACCAACTTCCCTTGAAATTGGACGATCGGCACAACCGTTTGCAGCAGGTTTTGTCCCCCAATTCGGATGACGAAGGCGTATGGATTCACCAGGATGCGTGGTTCCATATCGGACAATTTGACCAAGGAAAAGGGACGCAATATCAGGTCAAACGCAAGGGCAACGGCGTCTATGTATTTGTGCTCTCCGGCAGCATCCAAGTCGATGGACAGACCCTCGAAAGCCGCGACGGCTTCGGTGTATGGGATGTCGAATCGCTGGACTTGAAGGCAATTTCATCATCAGCTGAAGTGTTGTTGATGGATGTGCCAATGTCGCTGTAA
- a CDS encoding YceI family protein, with protein MATVNWIADASHSEIGFRVKHLMITNVKGNFADFTVNVTSEEEDFGKADISFSANLASVNTGNEQRDGHLRSADFFDVDNHPQMTFKSTSISGYDGSSDFQIHGDLSIRGQAHPVTLDVEFGGVAKDPWGNTKAGFTISTKINRKHWGLVWNAPTEAGGLLVSEEVRIHIDLQLLKQ; from the coding sequence ATGGCAACAGTAAATTGGATTGCAGACGCTTCCCACTCCGAAATCGGATTTCGCGTGAAGCACTTGATGATCACGAATGTCAAGGGGAATTTTGCTGACTTTACCGTGAATGTCACCTCCGAGGAAGAGGATTTCGGCAAGGCCGACATCAGCTTTTCGGCCAACCTTGCAAGCGTAAACACGGGCAACGAGCAGCGTGACGGTCACCTCCGCAGCGCCGACTTTTTTGATGTCGACAACCATCCGCAGATGACCTTCAAAAGCACGAGCATCAGCGGTTACGACGGCAGCTCCGACTTCCAAATCCATGGCGATTTGAGCATCCGTGGACAAGCCCATCCGGTCACCCTCGATGTCGAATTTGGTGGCGTCGCCAAAGATCCTTGGGGCAATACAAAGGCAGGTTTCACGATCTCAACCAAAATCAACCGCAAGCATTGGGGTTTGGTCTGGAATGCCCCGACCGAAGCCGGCGGCCTTCTCGTAAGCGAAGAAGTCAGGATTCATATCGACCTGCAATTGCTCAAGCAGTAA
- a CDS encoding nitroreductase family protein, whose amino-acid sequence MDIKIPQTTGPVMDAITHRWSPRSFAERPIAETDVETILEAATWAFSAANEQPWRYIYAHHGTPLFDTLTGLLMPGNQIWAKNAAVLMVSMIQTHNAAGKPNTWAMHDLGAANFALMLQANALGIYGHVMGGFDQLRTVTELELPEGIAPVAMIALGYLDAAEKLPEPFLTRELAPRTRKPVSEIVLKKS is encoded by the coding sequence ATGGACATCAAAATTCCCCAAACCACCGGTCCAGTGATGGACGCCATCACCCACCGCTGGAGCCCGCGCTCGTTTGCTGAGCGTCCGATTGCCGAGACCGACGTCGAGACGATCCTCGAGGCAGCAACGTGGGCCTTCAGCGCCGCGAATGAGCAGCCTTGGCGTTATATCTACGCGCACCATGGCACGCCCCTGTTTGATACGCTTACGGGACTGCTCATGCCCGGAAATCAGATTTGGGCCAAAAACGCCGCGGTGTTGATGGTTTCGATGATCCAAACACACAACGCCGCTGGCAAGCCCAACACTTGGGCCATGCACGACCTCGGCGCCGCCAACTTCGCCCTGATGCTCCAAGCCAACGCGCTCGGCATCTACGGACACGTCATGGGCGGATTTGATCAACTACGCACCGTCACCGAATTGGAATTGCCCGAAGGAATCGCCCCCGTCGCTATGATCGCCCTCGGCTACTTGGATGCCGCAGAAAAGCTGCCCGAGCCCTTCCTGACAAGGGAATTGGCACCCAGAACACGGAAGCCGGTTTCGGAGATTGTGCTGAAAAAAAGCTAA